One segment of Odocoileus virginianus isolate 20LAN1187 ecotype Illinois chromosome 32, Ovbor_1.2, whole genome shotgun sequence DNA contains the following:
- the CHRNA6 gene encoding neuronal acetylcholine receptor subunit alpha-6 isoform X2 yields the protein METNLWLRHIWNDYKLRWDPTEYDGIETLRVPAEMIWKPDIVLYNNAVGDFQVEGKTKALLKYDGMITWTPPAIFKSSCPMDITFFPFDHQNCSLKFGSWTYDKAEIDLLIIGSKVDMNEFWENSEWEIVDASGYKHDIKYNCCEEIYTDITYSFYIRRLPMFYTINLIIPCLFISFLTVLVFYLPSDCGEKVTLCISVLLSLTVFLLVITETIPSTSLVIPLVGEYLLFTMIFVTLSIVVTVFVLNIHYRTPTTHNMPTWVKAVFLRLLPQILMMKRPLDKKKEIGSDRNPKGVSSRPAKVKFDHHKEPRLLKECCHCHRSIEPTTSKRRLSHQPLQWMAENSELSPEVEDVIDSVHFIAENMKNQNETKEVEDDWKYVAMVVDRVFLWVFIIVCVFGTAGLFLQPLLGNTGHL from the exons ATCTGGAATGATTATAAGCTGCGTTGGGACCCCACGGAATATGACGGCATTGAGACTCTCCGTGTTCCTGCCGAGATGATCTGGAAGCCCGACATCGTTCTCTACAACAA TGCGGTCGGCGACTTCCAAGTCGAAGGCAAGACAAAAGCTCTTCTTAAATACGATGGCATGATAACCTGGACTCCACCCGCGATTTTTAAGAGTTCCTGTCCTATGGAcatcacttttttcccttttgatcaTCAAAATTGTTCCCTGAAATTTGGTTCCTGGACTTACGACAAAGCTGAAATTGACCTTCTAATCATTGGCTCTAAAGTGGACATGAATGAATTTTGGGAGAACAGTGAGTGGGAAATTGTCGACGCTTCTGGCTACAAGCATGACATAAAGTACAACTGTTGTGAAGAGATATACACAGACATCACCTATTCTTTCTACATTAGGAGACTCCCGATGTTTTACACCATTAATCTGATCATCCCCTgtctctttatttcatttctcacTGTCTTGGTCTTCTACCTTCCTTCTGACTGTGGTGAAAAAGTGACACTTTGCATTTCAGTGCTTCTTTCTCTGACTGTGTTTTTGCTGGTGATCACAGAAACCATCCCGTCCACATCTCTCGTGATCCCCCTGGTGGGCGAATACCTGCTCTTCACCATGATCTTCGTCACCCTGTCCATCGTGGTGACGGTGTTTGTACTGAACATCCACTATCGCACCCCGACCACTCACAACATGCCCACGTGGGTGAAGGCGGTCTTCCTCCGGCTGTTACCCCAGATCCTGATGATGAAGAGGCCTCTGGACAAGAAGAAGGAGATAGGATCTGATAGAAACCCCAAAGGAGTCTCCAGTAGGCCTGCCAAAGTCAAGTTTGATCATCACAAAGAGCCCAGACTTCTTAAAGAATGCTGCCACTGTCATAGATCCATTGAACCCACCACCAGCAAGAGAAGATTAAGTCATCAGCCTTTACAGTGGATGGCTGAAAACTCGGAGCTCTCACCTGAAGTTGAAGATGTAATTGATAGTGTTCATTTCATAGCAGAAAACATGAAgaaccaaaatgaaacaaaggag GTAGAGGACGACTGGAAATACGTGGCCATGGTGGTGGACAGGGTGTTCCTGTGGGTGTTCATCATCGTCTGTGTGTTTGGAACTGCAGGGCTGTTTCTCCAGCCGCTCCTGGGGAACACAGGGCATTTGTAA